Proteins from one Kineosporiaceae bacterium genomic window:
- a CDS encoding ATP-binding protein, with amino-acid sequence MPDTHPDPNPAAEAEPPAPPQSVLLAELDVTRCLVRGEDATAATSRLEQARMAAPDPTPLDRIAAGFGLSEFERSVLLLAAGPELVGQCAAELAAASGSAHLTFALALRVLPQAHWSALTPVAPLRRWRLVQLLDPTSPSRSPIVVDERVLHELLGVGYLDPEVAALAQHTEPLRVPAASLIDAAATLATCWQAGHQTVLVGVQPANLEPVAASAARAVDRALWILAPEDLPREPPERERLLRLLERESVLSRAAWAFDLRDTSGAGQDGAAWALRAMTSLDAPTVALAGPGTALPTAATRVTVPRLPVPERVEVMTALLNHHGVALRHGSDSALRWGSVSVHIDTVRSAARAFDLSVTDLEATTTEAAHGGDLWVACRERARRRFDGLARLVTPHHQWDDLVLPPAQLAQLHGLVDSVRHRTMVNDTWGFAVRHGRGLGTAALFAGASGTGKTLAAEVVAGELGLDLLVVDLSQVVNKYVGETEKNLARVFEAAEDSGAVLLFDEADALFGKRTEVRDSHDRYANLEVGYLLQRVESFRGLAILTTNARNALDSAFLRRLRVIVPFPYPDAAARTELWRRAFPAQTPTADLDPAALAAIDLAGGGIAAAALTAAYLGAARGEVTPEDVAAATAWELAKNGRTSTNHTRMPS; translated from the coding sequence GTGCCCGACACGCACCCCGACCCGAACCCGGCGGCCGAGGCCGAACCACCGGCACCACCCCAGAGCGTCCTGCTCGCCGAACTCGACGTGACGCGCTGTCTGGTTCGCGGCGAGGACGCCACTGCCGCGACGTCCCGGCTCGAGCAGGCACGGATGGCCGCTCCCGACCCGACTCCCCTGGACCGGATCGCCGCCGGGTTCGGGCTGAGTGAGTTCGAGCGGTCCGTGCTGCTGCTCGCCGCCGGCCCCGAACTGGTGGGCCAGTGCGCCGCCGAGCTCGCCGCGGCCTCGGGCAGTGCGCACCTGACCTTCGCCCTCGCGTTGCGGGTTCTGCCGCAGGCCCATTGGAGCGCCCTCACCCCGGTGGCGCCACTACGCCGCTGGCGCCTGGTCCAGCTGCTCGACCCGACCTCACCCTCGCGCAGCCCGATCGTCGTCGACGAACGGGTGCTGCACGAACTGCTCGGCGTCGGCTATCTCGATCCCGAGGTGGCCGCTCTCGCCCAACACACCGAACCGCTGCGTGTCCCGGCGGCCTCGTTGATCGATGCCGCCGCGACGCTGGCGACGTGTTGGCAGGCCGGGCACCAGACGGTGCTCGTCGGCGTCCAGCCCGCCAACCTCGAACCTGTCGCCGCATCGGCCGCACGGGCCGTCGACCGTGCGCTGTGGATCCTGGCTCCGGAGGACCTCCCCCGCGAACCGCCCGAGCGTGAACGCCTGCTGCGGCTCCTGGAACGAGAATCGGTGCTCTCCAGGGCGGCCTGGGCGTTCGACCTGCGCGATACGTCGGGTGCCGGCCAGGACGGCGCCGCGTGGGCGCTGCGGGCCATGACCTCGCTCGATGCCCCGACCGTTGCCCTGGCCGGACCCGGGACAGCGCTGCCGACAGCGGCGACCCGCGTCACGGTGCCGCGGTTGCCGGTACCCGAGCGGGTCGAGGTGATGACCGCCCTGCTGAACCATCACGGCGTGGCCTTGCGGCACGGGAGCGACTCCGCGCTGCGCTGGGGGTCGGTCTCGGTGCACATCGACACGGTGCGCTCGGCCGCTCGGGCCTTCGATCTGTCCGTGACCGACCTCGAGGCAACCACCACCGAGGCAGCACACGGCGGCGACCTGTGGGTGGCCTGCCGCGAACGCGCTCGGCGTCGGTTCGACGGCCTGGCCCGGCTCGTGACCCCGCACCACCAGTGGGACGACCTCGTGTTGCCGCCGGCACAGCTGGCCCAACTACACGGCCTGGTCGACTCGGTGCGTCACCGGACCATGGTGAACGACACCTGGGGCTTCGCCGTCCGTCACGGCCGCGGGCTGGGGACGGCGGCTCTGTTCGCCGGGGCCAGTGGTACCGGAAAGACGCTGGCGGCCGAGGTGGTCGCCGGCGAGCTGGGGCTCGACCTGCTGGTGGTCGACCTGAGCCAGGTGGTGAACAAGTACGTCGGCGAGACCGAGAAGAACCTCGCGCGGGTGTTCGAGGCGGCTGAGGACAGTGGCGCCGTGCTGCTGTTCGACGAGGCGGATGCGTTGTTCGGCAAGCGAACCGAGGTGCGCGACAGCCATGACCGCTACGCCAACCTCGAGGTGGGCTACCTGCTGCAGCGGGTGGAGTCGTTCCGCGGGTTGGCGATCCTGACGACGAACGCCCGCAACGCCCTGGACTCGGCGTTCCTGCGACGGCTGCGCGTCATCGTCCCGTTCCCCTACCCGGACGCCGCGGCCCGCACCGAACTCTGGCGCCGAGCGTTCCCGGCACAGACCCCCACGGCCGACCTGGACCCGGCGGCGCTGGCGGCGATCGACCTGGCCGGCGGTGGGATCGCGGCCGCGGCACTGACCGCCGCATACCTGGGAGCCGCGCGGGGTGAGGTCACCCCCGAGGACGTCGCTGCGGCCACCGCGTGGGAACTCGCCAAGAACGGCCGGACGTCGACAAACCACACACGAATGCCGTCATAG
- a CDS encoding DUF4255 domain-containing protein — translation MSNSLAIAAVTSTVRYVLERSLQATHLGPVGGARVTTLRPGDLGDADLAGPAGINVFCYLATPNHAWNLDDLPTRRSNGSLASRPVAAVDLHYLLTCYGQEESLDAQRLLGRAIVALKSTSVLTRDVVVDAMTHFGAQSETSFLTEADLADEVELVKLSPVPLSLEEMSKLWGVLDAPYQLSLTYLATVVLISASALPTVALPVQARGFTVGPVQPPRIAAVATDPAHQNVTVGAELVVTGSGLVPSTAASVRVGIGPAELAPASDATASQLRVTVDDTVPAGVHGVDVRHRSVPGPAGSPPPRSTAASNRLPVVVHPTVSIGAIDPATVTLPVTPALQPGQEVSVLLTRLVAADPDDPNELTVLLPPLTAGSAAVHAITLRRADLALGTWLVRVQVDGVQSVPGLVDGVYATPALTLA, via the coding sequence ATGAGCAACAGCCTGGCCATCGCGGCGGTCACCTCGACGGTGCGCTATGTCCTCGAACGCTCCTTGCAGGCAACCCATCTCGGCCCGGTCGGCGGCGCTCGGGTCACGACGTTGCGGCCCGGAGACCTGGGCGATGCGGACCTGGCCGGTCCGGCCGGGATCAACGTCTTCTGCTACCTGGCGACGCCCAACCACGCCTGGAATCTCGACGATCTGCCGACCCGGCGCAGTAACGGGTCGCTCGCCTCGCGCCCGGTCGCCGCCGTCGACCTGCACTACCTGCTCACGTGTTACGGGCAGGAGGAGAGCCTGGACGCCCAGCGCTTGCTGGGCCGGGCCATCGTGGCCCTGAAATCGACCTCGGTGCTGACCCGCGACGTGGTGGTCGATGCGATGACGCATTTCGGCGCGCAGAGCGAGACCTCCTTCCTCACCGAAGCCGACCTGGCCGACGAGGTCGAGCTGGTCAAACTCTCACCCGTTCCGCTGTCGCTGGAGGAGATGTCGAAGCTGTGGGGAGTGCTCGATGCGCCCTACCAGCTGTCGCTGACCTACCTGGCGACCGTCGTGCTGATCTCGGCCTCGGCGCTGCCCACGGTGGCGCTGCCGGTGCAGGCTCGTGGCTTCACGGTCGGGCCGGTCCAGCCGCCCCGGATCGCTGCGGTGGCCACCGATCCGGCTCATCAGAACGTGACGGTGGGCGCCGAGCTGGTGGTGACGGGCAGCGGCCTGGTGCCCTCGACCGCCGCGTCGGTGCGCGTCGGCATCGGTCCGGCCGAACTCGCCCCGGCCTCGGACGCCACCGCGTCGCAGTTGCGGGTGACGGTCGACGACACGGTGCCCGCCGGTGTGCACGGGGTCGACGTGCGACACCGGTCGGTTCCCGGCCCCGCCGGTTCACCCCCGCCGCGCAGCACCGCGGCGTCGAACCGGCTTCCGGTCGTCGTCCACCCCACGGTGTCGATCGGCGCGATCGACCCGGCCACGGTCACCTTGCCGGTCACGCCCGCCCTGCAACCCGGGCAGGAGGTCAGCGTGCTGCTCACCCGGCTGGTCGCGGCCGACCCGGACGACCCGAACGAGCTCACGGTGCTGCTGCCGCCGCTCACGGCGGGATCGGCTGCGGTGCATGCCATCACGTTGCGCCGGGCGGACCTCGCCCTGGGCACCTGGCTGGTTCGAGTGCAGGTGGACGGCGTCCAGAGCGTTCCCGGTCTCGTCGACGGGGTGTACGCGACCCCCGCACTGACCCTGGCCTGA
- a CDS encoding phage tail protein: MSEFTVNATRFDPYKNFKFRLKWDGIYVAGVSKAGKLLRKTEVVTHRSGGDPSSSRKSPGRTEYDAITLERGVTHSVTFEQWANKVWNYGSGLGAETSLQDFRKDIILEVYNEAGQLAIAYKIYRCWVSEFQALPDLDANANAVAIQSIKLENEGWERDYEVGEPSEPTFVEP; the protein is encoded by the coding sequence ATGTCCGAGTTCACGGTCAACGCGACGCGGTTCGACCCGTACAAGAACTTCAAGTTCCGGTTGAAGTGGGACGGCATCTACGTCGCCGGCGTGAGCAAGGCGGGAAAGCTGTTGCGCAAGACCGAGGTCGTCACCCATCGCAGCGGCGGCGACCCGAGCAGCAGCCGCAAGTCGCCGGGCCGCACCGAGTACGACGCCATCACGCTCGAACGCGGCGTGACCCACTCGGTCACCTTCGAGCAGTGGGCCAACAAGGTGTGGAACTACGGCTCCGGGCTCGGGGCCGAGACCTCGCTGCAGGACTTCCGCAAGGACATCATCCTCGAGGTCTACAACGAGGCCGGACAGCTCGCGATCGCCTACAAGATCTATCGCTGCTGGGTGTCGGAGTTCCAGGCGCTGCCCGACCTCGACGCCAACGCCAACGCGGTGGCGATTCAGAGCATCAAGCTCGAGAACGAAGGCTGGGAGCGCGATTACGAAGTCGGCGAGCCGAGCGAGCCGACCTTCGTGGAGCCGTGA
- a CDS encoding phage tail sheath subtilisin-like domain-containing protein: MTVTPTYPGVYIREIPSGSRTITGVATSITAFIGTARRGPVNDPVPIAGFGDFERTFGGLWRDSGLGYAVRDFFTNGGSSALVVRVVHTADADNATQDVGARSATLTLPTGSGTLTLIASGPGAWANTLEVEVSHPTGADADDIARAQGVNATDLFTLEVRDGPGPEAPTETFRNVTLVDGPARLDLVLAASNLVRVNGVLPTGRPTEGLHAVAHLVVGGLHLLATDATVWDPGFTAQVVHPDPLALATIDEAARQHVTVEDLFDLTVTPTGGTAVTHHFLTVVPGPNRVDAVLATSPLAHIVGPLPEARPDEADQTVLDAAIVTGLDGTAPTATDYVGNEAAKTGMYALLHADLFNLLCIPPITPAGDLPDAVWAEAAAFCTDRRAFLIVDPPGAQTATTVAAWITGAGGLTGSSMRNAAVYFPRIRRPDPLRGGSTATFAACGAVAGTYARTDGARGVWKAPAGTEAGLAGAVGLHVSLTDDENGALNPLGINCLRTFRGMGSVVWGARTLRGSDVLSDEYKYVPVRRLALFLEETLFRSTQWVVFEPNDEPLWAQIRLSVNAFMQSLFRQGAFQGITPKDAYFVLCDRDTTTQYDIDRGIVNVVVGFAPLKPAEFVVIGIQQKTASASA, translated from the coding sequence ATGACGGTCACGCCGACCTACCCAGGCGTGTACATCCGGGAGATCCCCAGCGGGAGCCGGACCATCACCGGGGTCGCCACATCGATCACCGCGTTCATCGGCACCGCACGTCGCGGCCCGGTGAACGACCCGGTGCCCATCGCGGGCTTCGGCGACTTCGAGCGCACCTTCGGCGGGCTGTGGCGTGACAGCGGCCTCGGCTACGCCGTCCGGGACTTCTTCACCAACGGCGGCAGCTCCGCGCTGGTCGTACGGGTGGTGCACACGGCCGACGCGGACAATGCGACCCAGGACGTCGGTGCCCGCTCGGCCACCCTGACCCTGCCCACGGGCTCGGGAACCCTCACCCTGATCGCCTCGGGTCCGGGTGCCTGGGCCAACACCCTCGAGGTCGAGGTGAGCCACCCGACCGGCGCCGACGCCGACGACATCGCCCGCGCCCAGGGGGTGAACGCCACCGACCTGTTCACCCTCGAGGTCCGCGACGGCCCCGGCCCCGAGGCGCCGACCGAGACCTTCCGCAATGTCACCCTGGTCGATGGCCCGGCTCGACTCGACCTGGTGCTGGCGGCCTCGAACCTGGTGCGGGTCAACGGAGTCCTCCCCACCGGCCGCCCTACCGAAGGCCTGCACGCCGTGGCCCATCTGGTCGTCGGCGGCCTGCACCTGCTGGCCACCGACGCCACGGTGTGGGATCCCGGGTTCACCGCCCAGGTGGTGCATCCGGATCCGCTGGCGCTGGCGACCATCGACGAGGCGGCCCGTCAGCACGTCACGGTCGAGGATCTGTTCGACCTCACCGTGACCCCGACCGGTGGCACCGCCGTGACCCACCACTTCCTGACCGTGGTTCCCGGCCCGAACCGGGTGGACGCCGTCCTGGCGACCTCGCCGCTGGCACACATCGTCGGACCACTGCCGGAGGCTCGCCCCGACGAGGCCGACCAGACCGTGCTGGACGCCGCGATCGTGACCGGCCTGGACGGCACCGCCCCGACGGCCACCGACTACGTCGGCAACGAGGCGGCCAAGACCGGCATGTACGCCCTGCTCCACGCGGACCTGTTCAACCTCCTCTGCATCCCGCCGATCACCCCCGCGGGTGATCTGCCGGACGCCGTGTGGGCCGAGGCAGCCGCCTTCTGCACCGATCGCCGGGCGTTCCTGATCGTCGATCCCCCCGGCGCCCAGACCGCCACCACCGTGGCCGCCTGGATAACCGGGGCAGGCGGCCTGACCGGGTCGAGCATGCGCAACGCCGCCGTGTACTTCCCTCGGATCCGGCGGCCCGATCCGCTACGCGGGGGCTCGACGGCGACCTTCGCCGCCTGCGGTGCCGTGGCCGGCACGTACGCGCGTACCGACGGCGCTCGCGGGGTGTGGAAGGCACCCGCCGGCACCGAGGCTGGTTTGGCCGGTGCCGTGGGACTGCACGTGTCGCTGACCGATGACGAGAACGGCGCCCTGAATCCCCTGGGAATCAACTGTTTACGGACGTTCCGGGGTATGGGATCGGTGGTCTGGGGTGCCCGGACGCTGCGTGGCTCGGACGTACTCTCGGATGAGTACAAGTACGTTCCGGTGCGCCGGCTCGCCCTGTTCCTGGAGGAGACCCTCTTCCGCAGCACGCAGTGGGTCGTCTTCGAGCCGAACGACGAGCCGTTGTGGGCGCAGATCCGGCTGTCGGTCAACGCGTTCATGCAGAGTCTGTTCCGCCAGGGGGCGTTCCAGGGCATCACACCCAAGGACGCCTACTTCGTCCTGTGCGACCGCGACACCACGACGCAGTACGACATCGATCGCGGCATCGTCAACGTGGTGGTCGGGTTCGCCCCACTCAAGCCGGCGGAGTTCGTCGTCATCGGCATCCAGCAGAAGACCGCGTCCGCGAGCGCCTGA
- a CDS encoding SARP family transcriptional regulator, whose protein sequence is MASHPSVLLSAETRSADQTYVNLFAGPSVTVAGRRFDVPEGSKRLLAFVSLSRGPVERRRVAGTLWPLVDDVRAAGNLRSALWRLKGSEIDVIECDKVCLWLRPTTVVDVDVLGAWAERLVAGRPRPGDLDVFPWHADHVELFPGWYDDWALFEREHQRQLLLHALEALSRQLSVRGRGAEAVLAATAAVAAGPLRESAQSALVEAHLCEGNLVEARRAYLTYRDIALRELGVEPGARLQSLITASQR, encoded by the coding sequence ATGGCCAGCCATCCGAGTGTCCTGTTGTCCGCCGAAACCCGCTCGGCCGACCAGACGTACGTGAACCTGTTCGCCGGGCCCAGCGTCACCGTTGCCGGTCGTCGGTTCGACGTCCCCGAGGGCAGCAAACGACTGCTCGCCTTCGTCAGTCTCAGTCGTGGCCCGGTGGAACGTCGCCGAGTGGCCGGCACGCTGTGGCCGCTGGTGGACGACGTCCGGGCGGCGGGCAACCTGCGATCGGCCCTGTGGCGACTCAAGGGCAGCGAGATCGACGTGATCGAGTGCGACAAGGTCTGCCTGTGGTTGCGTCCCACCACGGTGGTGGACGTCGACGTCCTGGGGGCCTGGGCCGAGCGGCTGGTGGCCGGGCGTCCTCGTCCCGGCGATCTGGATGTCTTCCCCTGGCACGCCGACCATGTGGAGCTGTTCCCCGGTTGGTACGACGACTGGGCGCTGTTCGAGCGGGAGCACCAGCGTCAGCTGCTGCTGCATGCGCTGGAGGCGTTGTCGCGCCAGCTGTCCGTCCGCGGTCGCGGCGCCGAGGCGGTCTTGGCGGCCACCGCTGCGGTGGCTGCCGGTCCCTTGCGTGAGAGCGCCCAGAGTGCCCTGGTCGAGGCCCACTTGTGCGAGGGCAATCTGGTGGAAGCTCGACGCGCCTACCTCACGTACCGCGACATC